The following are encoded in a window of Acidobacteriota bacterium genomic DNA:
- a CDS encoding DUF1080 domain-containing protein has translation MRYCAAACLYIALAVLVFQSPTPTTHAQKAKNDPEKKEWIQLFNGKDLKDWKIKIRGYALGDNFGNTFRVENGLLKVSYDKYDKFNDRFGHIFYKDKFSHYIIAAEYRFVGEQCPGGPSWATRNNGLMLHCQSPESMGKDQDFPISIEAQLLGGLGKGPRSTLNLCTPGTNVEIDGKLFTPHCLNSKSKTYDGDQWVRVEVLVDGDKQIKHMIDGQVVLSYEHPQIGGGSVSGHDPAVKKDGMLLSEGYIALQGESHPTEFRKVELLNLVGCMDPKATNYKSYLVKADNSKCTYGGKRGK, from the coding sequence ACGCTCAAAAAGCCAAAAACGATCCTGAAAAGAAAGAATGGATTCAACTGTTTAACGGCAAAGACCTGAAAGACTGGAAGATCAAAATTCGCGGCTACGCGCTTGGCGATAACTTCGGCAACACCTTTCGCGTCGAAAACGGTTTGCTCAAAGTCAGTTACGACAAATACGACAAATTCAATGACCGTTTCGGGCACATCTTTTATAAAGACAAGTTTTCGCATTACATCATCGCCGCCGAATACCGTTTCGTAGGCGAACAATGCCCCGGCGGTCCAAGCTGGGCAACGCGCAACAATGGCTTGATGCTTCATTGCCAATCGCCGGAAAGCATGGGGAAAGACCAGGACTTCCCGATTTCTATCGAAGCCCAATTGCTGGGCGGATTAGGCAAAGGCCCGCGTTCGACGCTGAACCTGTGTACGCCGGGAACGAATGTTGAAATTGACGGTAAACTGTTCACGCCGCATTGCCTCAACTCCAAATCGAAAACCTACGATGGCGATCAATGGGTTCGCGTCGAAGTTCTGGTGGACGGAGACAAACAGATCAAACACATGATTGACGGCCAAGTGGTGCTTTCCTACGAACACCCGCAAATTGGCGGCGGCAGCGTCAGCGGCCACGACCCGGCGGTCAAAAAAGACGGTATGCTGCTCAGCGAAGGTTACATCGCCCTGCAAGGCGAAAGTCATCCGACCGAATTTCGCAAAGTCGAATTGCTGAATCTGGTCGGCTGCATGGATCCGAAAGCGACCAACTACAAATCCTATCTTGTGAAAGCGGACAATTCGAAATGCACCTATGGTGGCAAGCGTGGAAAGTAA